The Desmonostoc muscorum LEGE 12446 genome includes a region encoding these proteins:
- a CDS encoding proton extrusion protein PcxA codes for MSAMKNSVFSQKIYSFLLAAYRRYLQTPERSLHEAYDAALKIKEIEDKHFNGNKIDIDSAMYSNTVMDYFESDLNKLLKTAKMRLTEFRASRWFLDEENQKAADKVGIEYLSASFVLERLNFIDGVISKYTTVPEQVTSNAVVVKPPTPPIDSAITPALPPKIPTKDVEKRSDKKSKGKTDTMGVLPRSILSTISRLQVELDPNSEEEVIQSFRQAQRRTIISIRFILLLIIVPLLTHQIAKAFVVGPVVDRFRTAEQVQVFLNSEMEEEALGELQRFEERIKFENMISNAPPLSPEHMEIELKDKATEIAEEFRQESSNSIKNVFADVFSVIAFIWLMLSSKSSIAVVKDFFDHIVYGLSDSAKAFIIILFTDIFVGFHSPHGWEVLLEGVSRHWGLPANRDFIFLFIATFPVILDTIFKYWIFRYLNRISPSAVATYRNMNE; via the coding sequence TTGTCTGCAATGAAAAACTCTGTTTTTAGCCAAAAAATCTATTCTTTCCTCCTTGCTGCTTATCGACGGTACTTACAAACTCCTGAACGTTCTTTACATGAAGCTTACGATGCAGCATTAAAGATAAAGGAAATAGAAGATAAGCATTTTAATGGTAATAAAATAGACATTGACTCAGCCATGTACAGTAACACTGTCATGGATTATTTTGAGTCAGACTTAAACAAGCTATTAAAAACTGCTAAAATGCGGCTTACAGAATTTAGAGCCAGCCGTTGGTTTCTGGATGAAGAAAATCAAAAAGCTGCCGATAAAGTAGGTATAGAATACCTCAGTGCTTCTTTCGTTTTAGAAAGGCTCAATTTTATCGATGGAGTTATATCTAAATACACAACAGTTCCTGAACAAGTGACTTCTAACGCTGTAGTGGTAAAACCTCCAACTCCACCAATTGATTCAGCAATTACTCCAGCATTACCGCCTAAGATACCAACTAAAGATGTGGAGAAAAGATCCGATAAAAAATCAAAGGGTAAAACCGATACAATGGGCGTTTTACCCCGTTCTATTTTAAGTACTATCAGTCGTTTGCAAGTTGAACTAGACCCTAATTCTGAAGAAGAAGTAATTCAGAGTTTTCGTCAGGCTCAAAGAAGAACAATAATATCTATCAGATTTATTTTACTCTTAATTATAGTACCACTTTTGACGCATCAAATAGCAAAAGCTTTTGTAGTAGGCCCAGTTGTTGACCGATTTAGAACTGCTGAGCAAGTGCAGGTATTCCTGAATTCTGAGATGGAAGAAGAAGCGCTGGGAGAATTACAAAGGTTTGAAGAAAGAATCAAGTTTGAAAATATGATCAGTAATGCACCTCCATTGTCGCCTGAGCATATGGAAATAGAACTAAAAGATAAGGCAACAGAGATTGCTGAAGAATTTCGCCAGGAAAGCTCTAATTCCATTAAAAATGTTTTTGCAGATGTTTTCTCTGTGATTGCTTTTATTTGGTTGATGCTTTCCAGCAAATCTTCTATTGCTGTGGTGAAAGATTTCTTCGATCATATTGTCTATGGGCTGAGTGATAGTGCTAAGGCATTTATTATCATTTTGTTTACCGATATATTTGTCGGATTCCACTCTCCTCACGGTTGGGAAGTACTTTTAGAAGGTGTATCGCGCCATTGGGGATTACCGGCAAATCGAGATTTTATATTCTTATTTATTGCCACATTCCCAGTGATTTTAGATACTATTTTTAAATATTGGATATTCCGATATTTGAACCGCATATCGCCTTCAGCAGTAGCTACTTACCGGAATATGAATGAATAA
- the mltA gene encoding murein transglycosylase A has protein sequence MNKIFAELLKFNNFLAISVIVVLSISLLRIQSLANPKLSPPECRVKKWDIPVSLTGENQNVLIQRKPITCCQGDASCLDEVIYGKIPDKKALLTAIDRSLQYLQTSNAAAAYQKYPATGINRDRVFKSLQRFREILLKTNSPTELYTAIEREFVYYQSVGKDSKGAVLFTAYYEPLYAASRVPTAEYRYPVYRLPPDFNSWSKPHPTRLQLEGADGLQGVKGKLRGLELFWFRDRLEPYMVQIQGSAKLQLTDGTQTTIGYAGNTAYNYKSIGRELANDGKLPLQGMTMPIILDYFQKHPQELNIYIPRDRSFVFFQENHGEPAQGSINVPLTAERSIATDKSLMPPGALALIRASIPFVNSTGNMEERIISRYVLDQDTGGAIKGAGRVDYFLGTGKIAGDRAGVTVSNGQLFYLLLK, from the coding sequence ATGAACAAGATATTTGCTGAGTTATTAAAATTTAATAATTTTCTGGCTATTAGTGTAATTGTAGTTCTGTCAATTTCTTTGTTGAGGATACAATCTTTGGCAAATCCAAAACTCAGTCCGCCAGAATGTCGGGTGAAGAAGTGGGATATACCAGTGTCGTTGACAGGTGAAAATCAAAATGTATTGATTCAAAGAAAACCAATTACTTGTTGTCAGGGTGACGCTTCTTGTTTGGATGAAGTTATTTATGGAAAAATACCAGATAAAAAGGCATTATTGACAGCTATCGATCGCAGTTTACAATACCTCCAAACTTCTAATGCTGCGGCTGCTTACCAAAAATATCCCGCGACTGGAATTAACCGCGATCGCGTCTTCAAAAGTTTGCAAAGATTCCGCGAAATTCTCTTAAAAACTAATTCTCCAACAGAGTTATATACAGCCATAGAACGAGAATTTGTTTATTACCAGTCAGTCGGTAAAGATAGCAAAGGTGCCGTTTTATTCACCGCCTACTATGAACCGCTTTACGCCGCCAGTCGCGTCCCCACAGCAGAATACCGCTATCCGGTTTATCGATTACCTCCTGATTTCAACTCCTGGTCTAAACCTCATCCTACACGCTTACAATTAGAAGGAGCAGATGGTTTACAAGGCGTAAAAGGTAAATTGCGAGGCTTAGAATTGTTTTGGTTCCGCGATCGCCTCGAACCATATATGGTTCAAATTCAAGGTTCAGCCAAACTTCAACTAACTGATGGAACTCAAACAACTATAGGTTATGCAGGTAATACTGCTTATAATTACAAAAGTATTGGTCGAGAATTAGCAAATGATGGCAAATTACCGCTACAAGGTATGACAATGCCAATTATTCTCGATTATTTCCAAAAACATCCCCAAGAATTAAATATTTATATTCCGCGCGATCGCAGCTTTGTTTTTTTTCAAGAAAACCACGGTGAACCAGCCCAAGGTTCTATTAATGTGCCACTAACAGCAGAGCGTTCTATCGCTACAGATAAATCTCTCATGCCTCCTGGTGCTTTGGCGTTGATTCGTGCTTCTATTCCCTTTGTTAATTCTACCGGAAACATGGAAGAACGAATTATTAGCCGCTATGTTCTCGACCAAGATACCGGAGGTGCAATTAAAGGTGCAGGTAGAGTAGATTATTTTTTAGGTACTGGTAAAATAGCAGGCGATCGCGCTGGCGTCACAGTTAGTAATGGGCAATTATTTTATCTATTACTCAAGTAG
- a CDS encoding DUF3134 domain-containing protein codes for MPTSPLREEPRNQRAPVIRTSNEFILLEWLKSTGRLIEREHQESDYLGEVEEISEMIDLDDIPYDHDDDDVDLDLEA; via the coding sequence ATGCCTACAAGTCCTTTGCGTGAAGAACCTCGTAATCAACGAGCGCCTGTAATTCGTACAAGTAATGAATTTATTCTTTTGGAATGGCTAAAGTCAACTGGTCGTCTCATCGAGCGTGAACATCAAGAATCTGACTATCTCGGTGAAGTAGAAGAAATCTCAGAAATGATAGATCTTGATGATATTCCTTACGATCATGATGATGACGATGTTGATCTGGATTTAGAAGCTTAG